Below is a window of Schistocerca cancellata isolate TAMUIC-IGC-003103 chromosome 4, iqSchCanc2.1, whole genome shotgun sequence DNA.
aaatgttaagcTATTAGCAACCTGGAGGTTCGTTTGACATCAAATGTTTTTCTAGATGTGGTCTTCAGAACTGACAGTGTAATATGAGATCAGGTGTGTGGTGTAACTTTTCTTCCCTTACACGGAGCATTTCTAGAGATGAAAGTCAAATTATATAAAATCGTAAGACCAACCATGTTTGCAACTCTGGACATTAGGGTGGTGTTGGACACACCTGCAGCATCAGCCATAGTAATTATGATAATAAGTGCAGGCGTTGCTAAAAATAACCACTCTGATACTgggcaaaatgaaaaaaatacagtgTTAGATCTGTGCTTAAAAAATAGTTGAGAAGTGCATGCTAGGAGATGCTGTTAGTTCTGACCTTTTGTTCACGGTTCTCTCTGTTCTTGTCTTGCATAGTGTAATTAGGGAAAATGAGTGCCAGTCTCTGTACTAAGTGTTGGTCCTCTGGAGAGTTTCCTGCCTATAACTAAAACTTTGTGGTGTTCCCTGTATACATCCTCATTATCAGTGAACAGCCTAATGGAGCTTCAGACATTACCCAGTTGATAGTGAATTTATATTCAAGCAGTATGCCCCTATAAGGTCCAATGCACACAAGAGTGGCATGGCGTGGACGTGTGGCAGTCATGGCCCTGGTTAAGGGCTGCCCTCTTAACAAATGGGACATCACACACAAGAGTGGCATGGCGGCAGCACATCCCTTCGTCAACTGCACCAAGTCAGTTTGCAGCCATGAGTGGTGTTTTAAATTGATGTGTGGTGGAGGCATCCCAGTCTCCAGTATTGGACCAGATGTAGAACTGTGCAGTTTGACAGATAATGAGAATGAACTTAATGCTGGCTACCACTTGTGAATTTGTGTCATACCTAACTGAAAGCATAAAACAAGTTTATCTGAGAAAATTGGTAATCAGAAACATTTTACCTcagtgcataaaaagttctcggtttacttgccgcgtcaaatttggataaaatcccaagctttcgatgactacctccgtcatcttcgtcaggggtaaaactgactgcaaggactccgtcgcgaaagacttcgtattcATTTTACCTCAGTGCTTGTCATAAGTATGTAAGCCATCATCTGGAAcattgttgcaaataaaattttgtgcGTCTGAGTGCTTAGTAAACTCAATAGCTGTTCTGAAAGTAAATGAGGATGTTTCTGGAAGTATGTCGAAAGGCAAGACTTTAATGTATCTTGGAGATGGCTGTTGCCTTAATTGTTCATTTTAATGTTGTACAAGGGCTTTGCCAAAAGTTTTTAGCAGCCTGTAAACCGTAAGGCGAAGGACAATGGGATTGTTTTCATTCGAAAGAGCGATGTTTTTCGACCTTGGGACGTGCGCGCACAGCCCCTGGCTAGCTGTCATCCCCCCACAGCACGgtaagaaagcacaggcagtgTTGAGTCAGAGACGGTGCAGGATTGAGCTGTCGTGCTGTGACTTTCGTGCCATGATTTTTTTAAGATTATAAAGAGGGTTTAAGAGCTgaagaatgccattcttctttgctgcgtgtttttggtgaagcttccccttcaagggccacagttggaaattggtttcgcgAGTTTTCGAGGGGTCGGCAGTCAATTGAACATGAACTTCGTCCCggtcggccagcaacagctgtgactcctgaaaacattgatgatgctgtgaagaaaatgatcaaagaagatccacatcATACATTTTTCGACATTGAAgggaccctaaatattggatcaacagcagCGCAGACCATTGTTCATAGTCACTTAGGCCTTACTAAGAGATGTGCCCGTTgggtgccacattccctgacagaaagcCAAAAGGAGGCGAGTGGACTGGTGTCACTTCATGCTCGAAaaattcaatggagggaagtccctacaatatcgtcacaggtgatgaaatgtAGATCTACCATTATGACCCTGAAATgaagagacagtcttctgtgtggtgcttCCCAGGGGAGGAATCACCCGCAAAAGTTCAACGACATCAGAGCTTTGGAAAAGAgatggtggcaacttttttcacaaagatcAGGCATCTCACCTCTGTGACCTTGGACACATGTTgtacagtcaatgctgaatggtacgtgaacgattgtcttccaaaagtcatcgccacatggaagtcacagcatccatagtccaagagtgggcaccttctgctgcatcacgacaatgcatctgcgTACAGGGCTGCCAGAACGATGGATTTTGTGGAGAAGGAAAAAGTGGGTGTGTTAGCCCATCccccatactcacctgacctggcccgctgtgacttccttctgttccctaagactaaggaaaaaattAAAGGGCAGCGGTTTTCATCGgatgaagaggccattgcagcATACTAGAGTGCACTAAGTGACATCCCAAAAGAATCTTGGACGGACACATTTTCTAAGTGCtttcagagaatggaaaaaaaatgtatacatgctaatggaaagtgttttgaaaagttgtaaacgtttttcttgcattttttttttccttacagtctGCTAAAAACTTTCAGCATAGCCCTCGTATTGTGGTGTTGACACACAGACATGGAAATTATCCCATCACAAATCAGAGTAATGTTGTGTAAAATGTGAGTACTTAGAATTATAACATCAACTTACAGAGGGTTGTAACGCAGTTTGGTGTTTGTAGttcctaattttttatgttaaataaCCAAATAGATTTTTCTGATTTTTGTCCTCTTAAAAACTTTGGTACTGAGTATTGTTGCTTGTTTGTAAACAGATTCATTGACACTGATTCCTTTAAATTTGTTCAAAGGTGTCCCTCTTACCTGTCACTGAATGGAAAGAAACCTTAAACATCACACTTAACAATGTAATTTATATGGTAAATTAAGGTGGTGGTGGTAAAAAGCTTGTCCAAAATAACTGCTATGAAATTTCACCCATCTCCATTATTACAAATATACTTACTTCATATGTGAATGACAACACATTTAAAAAAGAATGATTGGTTTCCGTAACATACGCCAATCGTGCATGCATCGTTACTTTTGTGTGTTTATTGTCCACCCCACTGACAGTTACACAGGTTCCACGGTTCATATAAATTGGTAAATAAGTTCTCATGGGGCCATAGTACGTTGCTTTACTCCGAATTGTGTCCTTCACTTTCTCTAATACAATGTAGAAACACTTTTGAGACATCCTGTAAATATTCTGGAATGTTCAGTACACtatttaatgttatttttcttatttttcaattaTAATGCAAGGATCCAGTATCTTCTTTGCTGCTCAACATCTAAGTgtcacaaaatattaaattctGTATTGTACACATTCTGGGTCTGGTCCAGATGGCATCTGTGCCAGTATTTGGTTGCAGGACTGTCTTGTCTCTCATCAGTGCAGCTTTAATGTACATTGCCCATGTCCTCTCCATGCCACATGTTCACCACCCTGCTTCCACACCTGTGCCACATCTTTTTTATTGCACTGTGCCTAACATTCATCTACAGTGTGCCTGAAGTTACTTTCACATCTCACAATCTGTCTGTTCAGtatatcattattttaaaaaaaataggtggTCTTCAATCCAATCTCAAAGCTGATGCAATAGTCTACGAGTTTGTATTTTATTCACTAGCTGATATTCAAAACTGTATTGTACACATtctggaaatttaaggagatggcatcaACTTGGGTGCTGTTGTCTACTGGTCTACTGGTTTCACTTTTGTGAATGGGCAGAATGAGAAAGGGAGAAAAGTTTAAAAAGATCAGTGTTCAAAAAATCCCCATAGGTTCTGCCAAGAGTGATGTCATTGATGTTGGCCTCCAGCTGTACACAACTAGTTGATGGCCCTTCTTCGAAATTGAAACGATATGTGGCTTTTTCTGATTGCTTAGAACAGTTTTTCTCCAGTAATTTATGCTAAACTATTGTTATAAGTCGATATGTTCTTCTGCATGATTCATATCGGGGACAGCCAAGAATTCTGCATGTACGCAATACTCTCGCATGCATTTGGAGCACTGTTGCCTGGCTGCACACTTCCCCACTACCACGCACGATGTCAACGCAGGAAGAGGTGGAAACTGTGAATGTGCCATATTTAGGTGGCAATGCAGCTCACTAGGAAAACTGAACTGCTTGCTTGCAGCTTTGTTTCATAATTCTAAACCACTTACATCACAAACAGAATAAATGTTCACTATTGTTTTTGGCCTGCTGAAGATGTAATAACATTTTgatctggtacaaactgttggtGTACAGACCGAGGCAAAGAATTCTGCAGTTTTTCATCACTGAAGTTTCTGTGTAATTGTTACTCATTTAGTTTGATAACCAAGAAAGCCTTTAATGCATATAGGTCAACTGAAATATTGTATCATGTTTGCAGCCACGTTATGGAAATGTGGAACCCCTTCCCGAGGAAAACTACATAGAACTCCTGTACAGTTTTAACCTTAAAGTATTTCTGTTAAATGAGAATTAGAGGTTGTGTCCAGAAAGTAATGATACAATTTTTTGTGACGTGATTATATGTTAGAGTTCTTGGGCCAgttggggagggtgggagggaccCTGAGTTTTTGAGTGGTAAGTCACTCAATTGCCTGTGTGGTTTAGGATGACTTCTTCTGCTTCTACATAATGGTAATGTTGAATGTATGATGGATAAATCTTTAGAGCAATGCCGTGCAATAAAGTTTTATGTGAAGCTCAACAAGATGCCGCTGGAAACTTTTCGAATGCTTAAGAAAACCTTTGGCGATGATTGGCTGTACGGGTCAGTCAGACAGGTGGCACAAGATGTTTAGAGGTGGTCACTGATGAGGTCTGTGCAGCACACACAACATAGAAAATGGATGACCATGTGCCTCATGTGTGCCAGTTACTGAATTCAGATCATAGACTGAGTGTTTGCTTGGTGCTAGAAATTTTGGACGTGCTGAAAATGCTTTTTCCCAAGATTGTATCTGAAGACTTGACCATTTGAAAGGTTCGTGCAAAACTTGTGCCGAGACTTTTGGCAGATGTGCATACATGGCACCAAGTGGAATTGTGTGAAGAAGTCAAACAACTCTCTGAACATGAACCAGGCTGTCGATGCTCAGTTTTACAAGGTAGTGCACCAGAGACTGAATCACAGGGGTGCTTGTGTCAGAAAGAAGTTCTACGAATCTTGGAAATTGCACTAAAACAGTGTTCTTGCTCTCACCACTTTTTGTCTTCTGTGACCTGACTAGTATCAGTGTGGCAACAGTACTACAGCCACCCTACAGTCCCATCCTGTCCCCAGAGGACTTTTTATTGTTTGCTCGGCTGTAAAGGGACCTCAAAGGAAAGCATCTTAAGTCAGTGGACAATGTGCAAGGTACTTTGATGGCTTCAGTGAAGAGCATTCAGATTGAGGTGTTCCAGAAAGCTCATAATGCATGGATGTTTTGCTGGCAAAAATGTATTGATGTGGAAGAGTTGTACTTGGGAAGAATTTTAAGTCACTGAACCCATccgaacaagagagagagagagagagagagagagagagagagagagagagagagagagagagaaatgatgcATTACTTTGCGGGCAAGCCCTGTAAGTTCCAGATATACCAGTTATGTTTGCTCATGCACAGTGTCCTGTAATggcaaatggtctcgaaaacagatCAGAAACAGATATGATTGGCAGAGCActcaaaatgtttagaaaactaaTCTGGTAATTCTTTGAATGCCACAGTTCTTCAAAATCATGTTCTTTTTAATGCCATTGAGTTTATGTAAATAGATACTGTTTTTGTCGGGATTTGTCGCTTCCACAattagattttctttttaaatgcatccccgtcAAATCGGAAATAAGTTGTTTTTGACCTTGCAGTGTCTAATTTTAGACTTGGTACAGTCCAGTCTAGTTAAAATTTGAGATCAGCAGTCTATTCCAGaggttctaatttttttcctgcttTTCTGTTTTCCAGTAGTAATTCAACAATAGTGGCTTTTAAATTTAAGTATTGTTGCAGGCATGCCCCTTGACATAACAAACATTGTTTGCAAAATATGTAAGGGCTCCACAGTCATCATTCAATTTTTGTCAAACTATTGCAACAGGTAGTGTAATAGTGCATGCAACTTCATAACATTTACTGTTCACTCCACCAGTTTTAGCACATCCtctatgcctgcaaatttagcacaaagtacttcTTGGTGTATAGAACAGTGAATCCTGCACAAATCATATATTGAGCATCGTAATGTTTTGCTCTTTTGTTGTTAACTAAATCTATAAATTCTTTCTGTACTGTGTTGTAGTATCGTTCCATAACTAATTTGTGGTACCCATGACTGTGTGACTGGATAGTAAATATTAAGAACTTGCATCCATCTCTTCTGTCATTGGTGTTCGTTTTGAAAGGTTTGTGGTGGCAGGTCACTAGACAGCCTTTTTTGTGCAATCAGCCACTGGAACTGTGAACTTCCTTTATATTATGAATAAATAATGAAGGCTAAATAGAGCTGACATAGTGAATCAACTGAAATACCACACTGCATTGCTGAATGAAATGTCTCCCATCCCTGAGTACTTCTGAAAAGGGCCAAGTAGTGCCAAGACAGGCCAAGTCTGGGGCCACATGCATGCATATTGTGCAAACCCTGATATTGGATCATAAGTGTACCATTAGCTCCAGttgtctttcctctgttgagcaattttgcttgattttgttttctgtcaacacacatttaattatttgtgTGGTGACGGAGAGAAACAATATTAAGATATTCCAGAGCTATACATtaaggaaaaacaaaattattttgtatttcccCATGTCATCATCCAATTCAGTACTAGTCTGATAAATGAGTGAGTGTCTAGATAATTTAAACATATTTACTGACTTTACATAAGGTCCAAGCTGCTTAGGGTTCTTCCTCAGATCGTTGGACAAAATTTCATCTTGTAATTCAGTGAATGCTCCTTGCATTACCCTCCTTACATTCATTTCCTCTTAGTTTAATGTAGTTTCCTATGTGAAGGTTTtgctttggtaaaaaaaaaaaaaaaaaaattcttattccACACTGTATTTGTGTGATGGTGTGTGTTGCAATTGCTTCTGGTATGGTTTGTGTAAAAGTCAAACCTGTGAACATATATGGTACCCGTTTTTGTCAGTGCAGTTTGTGGTAGGTCCAACATCATGATATTCAGGATAGGCTCAATAAGTAAATTACAAAGTTACAAAACCTTATTTCACTGTCAGGAAGAAAATCACAATGAGCCTGGTGTAATTCTGCAGACTTTCCCGGCgctctaatgacatcttgggttgtcaggtgttATGGACCAAAAATGGAATGGCAACGCTCCAGCAGATCACAGTGAGTGGGAGAGGACCACTGCGGGAATGCCTGGGGATTACAAACACTCAAGACTGAAGATAGAACACCCAGGAGTGTGTCTGGCAGGTGCTGACTGCAAAGAGAACACCCAGGACTGCAGCGGACGGAAAAGGgaacagcaatgctccagaagatcACAGTGAGTGGGCGCAGACTGCAGAGGGAGTGCCTGGGTAAGGAGGAGggccacaggcataaatactggaccaggtccactcgagtagTTTGAGGTCGCACCTGATGACGATAACAAGCTATGGTTCCGAAATAACATGCAAgtatgacgctgatatccggcagaacacccaacaacccaagatgtcatgattactgcttttgttcagATACTGATCATCATCTTTGTGCCTGTTTACTGTGGCACTTCTTTCCCCTGTGCCCTTAAAACTGCTACCCTTCAATTGCTTCCTGTCTACTGTCTTCTTGGTGAAAATTCATTAGTTTTTGATCACACACAGGCATCAGACCCATATCCAGTGATTCTTCAATTAGCATACTAAACTTTTTTGTAGATGTTTGTATTTGTCACCACCAAACCAAGTCAGTATTCTGTCTCAAGCAAATTTATTGTATTCCAGCTTAGAATGTCTTAAAGAATTATGCAACACACCAATTTTCTTCCAGCTTTCTTGTATACAGGAAATGCTTGCAGTTTTTTTCCAGTTGCCTGGAACTTcttgttgtttgaaatgtgttcttttttgttaCAGATGACTTTCCGCTTTCTGTGTATGGAATGAAGGATGAAGCAAAAGTAGCTGTTGTGAAGGCGAGGGAGGGTGAGGCAgactgcactgtcctaaaggatgcaATGTACAGATATTTGCGGCAGTATTATAATGAAAGTGACTCTTCTAAAATTACTAGAGAATTCATGATATATTTCTACAAATCTATTTTAAATCTCAGTTTAGATGATTTAGAAAAGCTTTGTGCCTCATTTCTTCGAGATGAAGCAAAATTGGGCAGCTGAATCATTTTAGTCTTTAATTTGGTACATATTTACTTTATACAGAATATGTACTTTCATGTTTCTTCAGATTTTGAGAGCTGATTTGTGGAAATTGGCAATTGAATAAAGTCTCTTATGTAAACCCTGTAGAAGTCTTTATTTCAGAGTTCCTCAAATATTGTCTGCATGCTTTTCTCGGCAATTTTGTGCCTTCATTTAGAGTTAAGACTGTGTAATTATTTCATGCATTTAATTATCATCATAAGACATTTCAGACATGAGAAACATCTGTATCTTCTATATTTTCACCAGAAAAACATGATGAAAGTTGAGTTTGTCAGGTGAGGAAACCTTCAGAAATTACAACTATAACACAAATGGACAATTATCTGAATGGTTCTTTTCAGTAATGGGTACTTACTTTCTCAGCATTACTTACCTTATGAAATTGTCAGTAATCTGTAGCACAGTTCACAACAAGAAGATGGTTTTCTTAAAAATGATGTATGTTAGATTGTCTTTTCACGTGTGTCCATAACAAGGACTTCAGTTTAGTATTCTTTATTTGTTGGCAACTTTGccacacagacattacagctgataagTACAACTAGTGTTGTTGGGCTAGCTGATATGATGACTGTGTTCATTTCATCTGTAGCACTCAAGTACAAGAGGTAGTAGATGGACAATCTATGTGACTATTCTGGAGTGGCAGTAAACAACAGCAAAATGCATGCTGAAGTTTGTACATATTGCGTCTAAGAAATATTTAACACAGGAGGATTCTACAGACATAACATTGTTCAACCATCACACAAACAACTGTATTgatgacatagtaataggcatccctggtgcagagaagcaactgaaaacaAAGAAGTTGCCACTTAAGATGGAATTACAATCTTGTTTTACAGCAAGTACTCTTATGGCATTGGCCCCTCTACTTAGCTTGCATGTATTCACAAACCTCCCATCCAGTGTGAAGTCCTAGGTGTCTGGGAAAAATTGCAGGCATTTCCTGTGTAAGAAAAGTGTAAAAGAACATGGATTTGTTGCATAATTCTGGAATAAATTCTAAGGTTGCATATAATTATTTTCtttagacagaaaagcttctgtccacaaatcagcacaaatttAGAAAGCGTCTCTCATGTAAACTCAGATTGCctttttctcacgtgatatcctgcaaaccatgtGTGAAGGACAACAGGCTGATCCCATGGTGTCAGATTTCCAGATactgctccactgcagactgttgatgaGTGTCTAAATAtatggagtaggttcccagataagGGAGTGgctttgaagacttcttaaataacagaagccattacatcgtgtgtgtgtgtgtgtgtgtgtgtgtgtgtgtgtgtgtgtgtgtgtcaggcatAAGGATATTTTAGGGAGTGTCCCGAGGAACATGTGATAGGACCACGTTTGTTCTCTGTATACTCAATGATCTGACAGAGCATCAGCTGCAGTCTGTTACTTTTTGCTGATGTTTCTGCAGTAATCAGGAAAGTATCACTGTTAAGTACACGTAGAAAGATACAGTGATTTAgaatctgtttggtgtgatgactaAAAAAAATGAGTGAGTAGTGGAAAAGATCCCTTAATGTTCTGATAAAGTATCAGTGTTGTGCTCTTTGACACAGCCATGTTGATTAAGTATATAGGCATAATGCTGCAAAGCaatacgaaatatttataactttggtagtaggaaaggcaaatgttAGCCAGCATTTTATTGGGAAAATGTATCTTATGTAGATAAGAGTTTGCATATAGGACACTtgggtgacccattcttgagtatccCCATAAAATGTAGTGACATTCCGTGTCTCTAAAACTGGATACTGAATTTGCTGTTTGTTGAAGTTTGTAAATGAGGTATGTATCTCCTCATAACATTTACATCCACCTGTAACAAAAGTCTGGACTCCTTGTGATGCCAGGATCGACACACTGAGTCAGTCAGTTCTATTAAATTATGTTTAATTTAAAAATCTCAACTTTTTAAATACAGGTTGATTTTTGATACTAACATGAATCCTGCAACCTTATACTTGGCTGAACAATAATTACAGTAAGGATTCTGTGTATGAATTTTGTAAGAACAGGTTTCAACAGTTGTTTAAATTTTTCACTTATTCTCAGATAGTAGCTATATTGCattgcatttttattgtatttcaccATAGCTGTGTTCCCGGTATTCTAATTACATCAATATATTGTACTCACTGTTGGAGTGCATGCTCATGTTTGTACTACATCGTGTAAACATTGCAAGACAGTATCAGGTACTTCGATATAGTCAGAATCACAGTTTTGTTAACACTGCAGACCAAATCCTAGCATAGCTAGGCCAAAACTTTGTGTTAAAAAGACTGCACCTGAGTACAGGTTGGGCCATGATTTTCTTGATGCGCGAGCCACCTGTCACTCGAAAACTGGACTCATTTTGTGTGAGAACAATGTACAGATATCTTGCTACCTGCCCCTTGACTAGTCctgccttctgttgtcaatttgtagaattagtttgaaagaaacatTAGTGAACATAACAGCTCCTTTCTCAAATGGCTGAGCCAATGATTGCATTGACATAATTTCGTGCGTGTACTTGGTAGGCAACTTTGCCACAGATAAGTCTTCATTGCATGAGCAAGAAATTGTGGGAGCTCAAGCGGAATAAATTGCTCAATAACTCACTTGAACTTTTTTCGTGCGTGAGTAGTTATACTTTGTAATTATTGTTTTAAAATTCATAATGTATCAAGAAGCTAAAGTAAACATGAAAAATAGATACTGGAACTTGGttcatttttagtacatattactCTTAGAGATAAATCAGTTACATATGTACCAGTAATGCTTTGAATAATATTGGGCCTAGAAAACTgggcatttatgtcattatttaaagtGGCCTGTCTCCAAAGTGGTAAGTCATCCCATTCTGCTTCTTTACATGCACACCcgaagtatcacacacaaaaattatgATAGTTTCTCATGGTATACACATACCAGAACAGGTATGTTTTAGAATAATTTTAATGTCTGCATGTGTTTGTGTTGGACTATATTGGTAAGTACTACCAACGAAGTTCATTACATAAACATATGAGGTAAGAACTATCTTAAGAAGTATTTACAAACTACCAATACATAAACTATTAAAGGTTACttaattttacaaatttgttttctccATGTCACCCCTCTTTTCTATTGAACCATCAGTACTATGGAAACTCCTATCCAACAGGTCATTGGAAGGCATCTCACTTTTCCTAAAGTCTTCTCAAATGTTAAGTTTTTCTCTGAAACAACACACAGTCTCTATCACTAACAGCTCAGGCAGAACACAATTATGATGAGTTTATAGAGTACGAAATGACTGATGCACGATTTAGTCTTACAGTTTAGAACATCTCATAAATCATTCAAAAGTGTCAGGTAAATTAAGTTACCAACTAGTAAAAGTATGGGGCACCACTACATTTGGAGCTGAAGTTTAAAAGATGGATTGGTAACTAAATTTACTGATAATTTGGGGTGACCAggttttttatgtaaaaaatggaGCATTCCTgagaaatacaaatttaaaaaaatgggaaaaagTAGGATGCTTAGAGTAGGTCAGCactgctttaatgaaacaaatgaaaacctTCATATACAGAAATAGACATCTGTCTTTGgcatttgatgtccttaggttagttaggtttaagtagttctaagtctaggggactgatgacctcagatgttaagtcccatagtgcttggagctatgtgaatacctcctttctggtggaatgactggaaatgattggcTGTTGGACTccttccatctaataggtgctgctcatgcgtggttgtttacatctttgggcgtgtttagtgacatctctgaacagtcaaagggactgtctctgtgatacagtatccacagtcaacatctgtcttcaggagttctgggaaccaggatgatgcaaaacattttttgatgtgtacagCTGAAGTATTGAAAATGAGGTTTAATGATTGCGATTGCAATTGTTTTGATAGTATAGTGATTCCTTATATCAATCCAAAGGGAGGTAACAGCTGAAGAGACTTCTGCAACAGCATTTGTAATTGGTACAGAAGAGCAAAACTCAAAAGGACATCTATATTTATGGACATGAAATACATACATTTTAAGTATGTGGAATACATCACACAATATTTTATCAGTATCCACTTTATTCTTTGTGCATTAAAGTTTTCTAGAAACAGTTTTGTTCACATATCCTAACTCATCAAATAATTCATCTTCATTTACCTGAATCGTTGAACCTGAATATACTATCTCAGGAATTTCCAGACTTTTTAAAACATCATTCAAAGATACAGAATTTTCAATGTTAATGAATGGAATGATTTGTAAATAGATTACAAAAGtgtcataaaataaatttgtaacagttcataaTTTGAGTGAAAACACCTTTTCTAAATCAATTAACATTTAAGAACCAACTGAAATTTGAAATGtgttacatttggtgttgctgatttatttatttttttatttattttcctttctttctttaagCTGTTCTAGTTCATCTCCTTCAGTAGCAGAAATTTTGGTTCTTTCTAACTTTTGGATACCTCTCCTGGGACATGAAATAAGACTTGAGTGGTTCACAcacataagatgaacattaacaaatccGACAAACTGCAGAGATGGCTTCCTGACTGTGAATGGAGggaaaaagatcctatgaa
It encodes the following:
- the LOC126183690 gene encoding uncharacterized protein LOC126183690, producing the protein MMKISVKVPDSSTLLPVEVAADATLQSLKQAISETSGIPAANQRIIFRGVAIFDDFPLSVYGMKDEAKVAVVKAREGEADCTVLKDAMYRYLRQYYNESDSSKITREFMIYFYKSILNLSLDDLEKLCASFLRDEAKLGS